A stretch of Litorilinea aerophila DNA encodes these proteins:
- a CDS encoding 30S ribosomal protein S1, whose translation MSDSEQFNSEAQGAGDTHQAQEPSNTNNLDLAEFERYLEEELDFDLPGRGDLRQGVIVEIRPSELLVNVGSKRDGVVPQSDLARLDPAFVKSLREGQTIDVVVSRQPDDDGIFLLSIADALQQKDWLLAQELLESGEITVHKVVGYNKGGLTVEFNHLRGFVPASHIVNMPRNLNEEQRRAELEKHIGRELRLKVIEVERRRRRLVMSESLAERELQSQRREELFRTVQVGDIIEGEVRSMRPFGAFVDIGGADGLLHVSEIGWAQVSHPRDVLEVGQKIQVQVIRMDPENQRIALSRKRLLPNPWDTVEERYHPGDIVPATITRVVDFGAFAQLEPGIEGLIHISELADITVAEPLKTVQVGDKVHVKVLRVDRRRQRVGLSIRQVLYREEGEGSETSSNDGTAHR comes from the coding sequence ATGTCAGATTCGGAGCAATTCAATTCTGAGGCTCAGGGCGCCGGCGACACCCATCAGGCACAAGAACCTTCTAACACAAACAACCTCGACCTGGCAGAATTCGAGCGATACCTGGAAGAAGAGCTGGACTTTGATCTCCCCGGCCGTGGTGACCTGCGTCAGGGCGTCATCGTCGAAATTCGGCCGAGTGAGTTACTGGTCAATGTGGGCAGCAAGCGGGATGGCGTTGTTCCCCAGTCGGACTTAGCACGTCTCGACCCGGCATTTGTCAAAAGCCTGCGGGAAGGGCAGACCATCGACGTGGTCGTCAGCCGGCAGCCAGACGACGACGGCATCTTCCTGCTCAGCATTGCCGATGCCCTCCAACAGAAAGATTGGCTCCTGGCCCAGGAGCTGTTGGAGAGTGGCGAGATCACAGTTCACAAGGTTGTCGGCTACAACAAAGGCGGCCTGACCGTCGAGTTCAACCACCTGCGCGGGTTTGTTCCGGCCTCCCACATCGTCAATATGCCCCGCAACCTGAATGAAGAACAACGCCGGGCAGAGCTGGAAAAGCACATCGGCCGGGAGCTGCGCCTCAAGGTGATCGAAGTGGAGCGGCGGCGACGGCGGCTGGTCATGTCTGAATCCCTGGCCGAACGGGAACTGCAGAGCCAGCGCCGGGAAGAGCTCTTCCGCACCGTCCAGGTGGGCGACATCATCGAAGGGGAAGTGCGCAGCATGCGCCCCTTTGGCGCCTTTGTGGACATCGGCGGGGCGGACGGCCTGCTCCACGTCAGTGAGATCGGCTGGGCCCAGGTCAGCCACCCCCGGGATGTGCTGGAAGTGGGCCAGAAGATCCAGGTCCAGGTCATCCGCATGGACCCGGAAAACCAGCGGATTGCCCTCAGCCGGAAGCGACTTCTCCCCAACCCCTGGGACACGGTGGAAGAACGCTACCATCCTGGCGACATCGTGCCCGCCACCATCACCCGGGTGGTGGACTTCGGCGCCTTTGCCCAACTGGAGCCAGGCATCGAAGGTCTGATCCACATCAGCGAGCTGGCCGACATCACGGTGGCAGAGCCCCTGAAAACCGTGCAGGTGGGCGATAAGGTTCACGTCAAAGTCCTGCGGGTGGACCGACGCCGGCAACGGGTTGGGCTGAGCATTCGCCAGGTGCTGTACCGGGAAGAAGGGGAGGGCAGCGAAACCTCCAGCAATGATGGCACAGCTCATAGGTAG
- the rpsU gene encoding 30S ribosomal protein S21, translated as MIPISVELRPGESQESLLKRFRKAVAEARILPIVRQKRWFTSKSEIKRIKRQKAIRKAQRAARRAGNA; from the coding sequence GTGATTCCCATTAGCGTCGAACTGCGACCAGGCGAGTCTCAGGAAAGTTTGCTGAAGCGTTTCCGGAAAGCTGTTGCTGAGGCCCGCATCTTGCCCATCGTCCGCCAGAAGCGCTGGTTCACGTCCAAGAGCGAGATCAAGCGCATCAAGCGGCAGAAAGCGATCCGCAAGGCCCAGCGCGCGGCCCGGCGGGCCGGTAACGCCTGA
- the groL gene encoding chaperonin GroEL (60 kDa chaperone family; promotes refolding of misfolded polypeptides especially under stressful conditions; forms two stacked rings of heptamers to form a barrel-shaped 14mer; ends can be capped by GroES; misfolded proteins enter the barrel where they are refolded when GroES binds), translating to MAKQIIFEDAARKSLKAGVDALANAVKTTLGPKGRNVALDKKWGSPTVTHDGVTVAKEIELEDPFENMGAQLLKEAATKTNDVAGDGTTTATVLAQAIVTEGLKNVTAGANPMLLKRGIEAGRDAIVQAIRDMATPVSGKASIAQVASISAADKVIGDLIAEVMDKVGKDGVITVEESKGLEFETEYVEGMQLDRGYLSPYFVTNSERMEAVVEDPYILITDKKISSAQDIVPILEKLVQIGKREIVVIAEDVDGEALATLVLNKLRGMVNALAIKAPGFGDRRKAMLRDIAILTGGQVISEELGRKLDSVRLEDLGRAGKVVSTKDTTTIVDGAGSSEAIKGRIEEIRAEIEASTSDYDREKLQERLAKLAGGVAIIRVGAATETELKEKKHRVEDALSATRAAVEEGIVPGGGVALINAIPALDKVELDGDAATGVKILRRALEEPMRMIAQNAGLDGPVVIERVRALHKEGKLNVGYDVIANDYVDMLEAGIIDPAKVTRSAVENACSIAAMILTTSALVTDIPEPEKAAPAGGDMGGMM from the coding sequence ATGGCAAAGCAGATCATTTTCGAAGATGCAGCGCGTAAAAGCCTGAAAGCGGGTGTGGACGCACTGGCCAACGCCGTGAAGACCACCCTGGGCCCCAAGGGCCGCAATGTTGCATTGGACAAAAAATGGGGTAGCCCCACCGTGACCCACGACGGTGTCACCGTCGCCAAGGAAATCGAGCTGGAAGATCCCTTCGAGAACATGGGCGCCCAGCTGCTCAAAGAAGCAGCCACCAAGACCAACGACGTGGCCGGTGACGGCACCACCACCGCCACCGTCCTGGCCCAGGCCATCGTCACCGAGGGCCTGAAGAACGTCACCGCCGGCGCCAACCCCATGCTGCTCAAGCGGGGCATCGAGGCTGGCCGGGATGCCATCGTCCAGGCCATCCGCGACATGGCCACCCCCGTCTCCGGCAAGGCCAGCATCGCCCAGGTGGCCAGCATCTCCGCCGCCGACAAGGTCATCGGTGACCTCATCGCCGAAGTCATGGACAAGGTCGGCAAGGACGGCGTCATCACCGTCGAGGAGAGCAAGGGCCTGGAGTTCGAGACCGAGTATGTGGAAGGGATGCAGCTGGATCGCGGCTACCTGAGCCCCTACTTCGTCACCAACTCCGAGCGCATGGAAGCCGTGGTCGAAGATCCCTACATCCTGATCACCGACAAGAAGATCAGCAGCGCCCAGGACATCGTTCCTATCCTGGAGAAGCTGGTCCAGATCGGCAAGCGGGAGATCGTGGTCATCGCCGAGGACGTGGACGGCGAGGCCCTGGCCACCCTGGTGCTGAACAAGCTGCGGGGTATGGTCAACGCCCTGGCCATCAAGGCCCCTGGCTTCGGTGATCGCCGCAAGGCCATGCTGCGGGACATCGCCATCCTGACGGGTGGCCAGGTCATCAGCGAAGAGCTGGGCCGCAAACTGGACTCCGTCCGCCTGGAGGATCTGGGCCGGGCCGGCAAAGTGGTCAGCACCAAGGACACCACCACCATCGTGGACGGCGCTGGCTCCAGCGAGGCCATCAAGGGCCGCATCGAGGAGATCCGGGCCGAGATCGAGGCCAGCACCAGCGACTACGACCGGGAGAAGCTGCAGGAGCGCCTGGCCAAGCTGGCCGGTGGTGTGGCCATCATCCGGGTTGGTGCCGCCACCGAGACCGAGCTGAAGGAGAAGAAGCACCGGGTCGAGGACGCCCTGAGCGCCACCCGGGCTGCGGTGGAAGAGGGTATCGTCCCCGGCGGTGGCGTGGCCCTGATCAACGCCATCCCTGCCCTGGACAAGGTGGAGCTGGACGGTGACGCCGCCACCGGTGTGAAGATCCTGCGCCGGGCCCTGGAAGAGCCCATGCGCATGATCGCCCAGAATGCTGGCCTGGACGGCCCCGTGGTCATCGAGCGGGTGCGGGCCCTGCACAAAGAGGGCAAGCTGAACGTCGGTTACGACGTCATCGCCAACGACTACGTGGACATGCTGGAAGCCGGCATCATCGACCCGGCCAAGGTCACCCGCAGCGCGGTGGAGAACGCCTGCTCCATCGCCGCCATGATCCTGACCACCTCGGCTCTGGTGACCGACATTCCCGAGCCCGAGAAGGCGGCCCCGGCCGGCGGCGACATGGGCGGCATGATGTAA
- the groES gene encoding co-chaperone GroES → MNLRPLGDRLVVKPIEEAEQTSTGIFLPETAKEKPQQGKVVAAGPGARKENGERIPLDVKVDDTVLYAKYAGTSIKLQGEEYLILKESDVLAIVENGNK, encoded by the coding sequence ATGAATCTCAGACCGTTGGGAGACCGCCTGGTTGTCAAGCCCATCGAAGAGGCGGAGCAGACTTCTACCGGCATCTTCCTGCCCGAGACTGCCAAGGAAAAGCCCCAGCAGGGCAAAGTTGTGGCCGCCGGCCCCGGCGCCCGCAAGGAAAACGGGGAACGCATTCCCCTGGATGTCAAGGTCGATGACACGGTGCTCTACGCCAAGTACGCGGGCACCAGCATCAAACTGCAGGGAGAAGAGTACCTGATTTTGAAGGAGAGCGACGTTCTGGCCATCGTCGAGAACGGCAACAAGTAA
- the infA gene encoding translation initiation factor IF-1, translated as MAEETIVLEGKVVDTLPNAMFRVELENGHTVLAYLSGKMRKYYIRVLLGDRVKVEMSPYDLTKGRITYRYRN; from the coding sequence ATGGCAGAAGAAACAATTGTATTAGAAGGAAAAGTCGTCGATACCCTGCCCAACGCGATGTTTCGCGTCGAGCTGGAGAATGGCCACACCGTTCTGGCCTATCTTTCCGGCAAGATGCGTAAGTATTATATCCGCGTGTTGTTGGGCGACCGGGTCAAGGTGGAGATGAGCCCGTACGATCTGACCAAGGGGCGCATCACCTACCGGTATCGGAACTGA
- a CDS encoding NUDIX hydrolase — protein sequence MAQIRYEAAGGIVIQDGCMLLLDRPSRNEVRLPKGHIEPGESPAEAALRETREETGYGQLEIWDDLGCQQVEFDYRGNHYLRTEYYFLMGLAGPDRVPRPPDDQADFTPIWVPLEEAVARLTFDSEKAMAERAIAAYRRRQTNSSAA from the coding sequence ATGGCTCAGATCCGATACGAAGCCGCCGGCGGCATTGTCATCCAGGATGGCTGCATGCTCCTCCTGGATCGGCCCAGCCGGAATGAGGTGCGCCTGCCCAAGGGCCACATCGAGCCTGGGGAAAGCCCGGCAGAGGCAGCCCTTCGGGAAACCCGGGAGGAGACAGGATATGGCCAGCTGGAAATTTGGGACGATCTGGGCTGCCAGCAGGTGGAGTTTGATTACCGGGGCAACCATTACCTCCGCACCGAATATTACTTCCTGATGGGGCTGGCCGGACCGGACAGGGTGCCGCGGCCGCCTGACGATCAGGCCGACTTCACCCCCATCTGGGTCCCCCTGGAGGAGGCCGTTGCCCGGCTGACCTTTGATTCGGAGAAGGCCATGGCCGAGCGGGCCATCGCTGCCTATCGCCGGCGCCAGACGAACTCCTCCGCCGCGTAA
- a CDS encoding tetratricopeptide repeat protein, with product MADSLNDTSKSYHNLGLYRLTGFSGRRAQLRQLHEWMIGGDDLPAIAISGERGMGKSTLATAAAWSFARVFSDGIVRVGAAGAHRFRLYDIVRTMDTVFGTTLTRISEERWGISILEQLYRRRRLLILDELSGALPEELNTLVDIIGHLHEAGGHSRVLFIDRDFSPAIAELVQFQHIHLEGLILDELPQLIQARAPEPVREEALAHVEELWHLTTGQPFMLRLIWGLMLDFSWEELGFIFQDMADPEGVLHTEAVAAFAVENFAAIQPQAGPLLDRLVSAAGGASLAALGELFWADLGTPAELQQTLHALTERALLDLDPYEQRVVMHPVVRSYMEQNAVMLGEDWERRHARYYVALAERYQYLPLERWPEVDVEWGNIYKGADWCAARMQRLWQDEPIHFITDPVVDQEGIQLPPEVQAVKDDLRLARAYALALAHYAFWRHPPGIQRWLAAGALASLALTDLRDYAWIQLNLGRQLFFTGQVEQAVHWLSRAAAIFDSRDLLTELAYTYTDLGTSNRILDNPRQALRYFRAAFDCVAQLGDQYGLATAYMNLGSAYYGLDDYEHALREYRKALRIALRLGYEQQAASAFNSMGLALEGMDRLAEAQQAYQNALQIFRRIRDLIGISTCYNNLGSVAYAQGDYQQALHWYELDLALSEQRGAWTDMAATLHNLGHVALELGRPEQALEYFQQSRELYAAFELTDYVQEEEEMIEYIQSLEGQRMA from the coding sequence ATGGCCGACAGTTTGAACGACACCTCCAAAAGCTACCACAATCTGGGCCTCTATCGCCTGACCGGCTTCAGCGGGCGGCGGGCCCAGCTGCGTCAGCTCCATGAATGGATGATCGGGGGGGACGACCTGCCGGCCATTGCCATCAGCGGTGAACGGGGCATGGGCAAGAGCACCCTGGCCACCGCAGCCGCCTGGAGCTTTGCCCGGGTTTTCTCCGACGGCATCGTTCGGGTGGGGGCAGCCGGGGCACACCGCTTCCGGCTCTACGACATCGTCCGCACCATGGACACCGTCTTCGGCACGACCCTCACCCGCATCAGCGAAGAGCGGTGGGGCATCAGCATCCTGGAGCAGCTCTACCGGCGGCGACGCCTTCTGATCCTGGACGAGCTGTCCGGCGCCCTGCCGGAGGAGCTGAACACCCTGGTGGACATCATCGGCCACCTGCACGAAGCCGGCGGCCACTCCCGAGTCCTCTTCATCGACCGAGATTTCAGCCCCGCCATCGCCGAACTGGTCCAGTTCCAGCACATCCACCTGGAGGGCCTGATCCTGGACGAGCTTCCCCAGCTGATCCAGGCGCGTGCGCCGGAGCCGGTGCGAGAAGAAGCCCTGGCCCATGTGGAAGAGCTCTGGCACCTGACGACCGGCCAACCCTTCATGCTGCGGCTCATCTGGGGCCTCATGCTGGATTTTTCCTGGGAGGAGCTGGGTTTCATCTTCCAGGACATGGCCGATCCCGAGGGCGTGCTGCACACGGAGGCGGTGGCAGCCTTTGCCGTGGAGAACTTCGCCGCCATCCAGCCCCAGGCCGGCCCCCTGCTGGATCGCCTGGTCAGCGCTGCGGGCGGCGCCTCCCTGGCCGCCCTGGGCGAACTCTTCTGGGCGGATTTGGGCACGCCGGCCGAGCTCCAACAGACCTTGCACGCGCTGACCGAACGGGCGTTGCTGGATCTGGACCCGTACGAGCAGCGGGTGGTGATGCACCCGGTGGTGCGCAGCTACATGGAGCAGAACGCGGTCATGTTGGGCGAGGACTGGGAACGGCGCCATGCCCGCTACTACGTGGCCCTGGCCGAACGCTACCAGTACCTCCCCCTGGAGCGCTGGCCCGAGGTGGACGTGGAATGGGGCAACATCTACAAAGGGGCAGACTGGTGCGCGGCCCGCATGCAGCGCCTCTGGCAGGATGAACCCATCCACTTCATCACCGATCCCGTGGTGGACCAGGAGGGGATCCAGCTGCCGCCGGAAGTCCAGGCAGTCAAAGACGACCTGCGTCTGGCCCGTGCCTATGCCCTGGCCCTGGCCCACTACGCCTTCTGGCGCCATCCGCCCGGCATCCAGCGCTGGCTGGCGGCCGGCGCCCTGGCCTCCCTGGCCCTGACGGATCTGCGAGACTACGCCTGGATTCAACTGAACCTGGGCCGCCAGCTCTTCTTCACCGGCCAGGTGGAACAGGCCGTCCACTGGCTCTCCCGCGCGGCCGCCATCTTTGACTCCCGGGATCTGCTGACTGAGTTAGCCTACACGTACACCGACCTGGGTACCTCCAACCGCATCCTGGACAACCCGCGCCAGGCCTTGCGCTATTTCCGGGCGGCCTTTGACTGTGTGGCCCAGCTGGGCGACCAGTATGGCCTGGCCACAGCGTACATGAACCTGGGCAGCGCCTACTACGGCCTGGACGACTACGAACATGCCCTGCGGGAATATCGCAAAGCCCTGCGCATTGCCCTGCGTCTGGGCTACGAACAACAGGCCGCCAGCGCGTTCAACAGCATGGGCCTGGCCCTGGAGGGCATGGATAGGCTGGCAGAGGCGCAACAGGCCTACCAAAACGCGCTCCAGATCTTCCGGCGCATCCGCGACCTCATCGGCATCAGCACCTGCTACAACAACCTGGGCTCCGTGGCCTACGCCCAGGGGGATTACCAGCAGGCCCTCCACTGGTATGAGCTGGACCTGGCCCTTTCCGAACAGCGGGGTGCCTGGACGGATATGGCGGCTACCCTCCACAACCTGGGCCATGTGGCCCTGGAGCTGGGCCGGCCCGAACAGGCCCTGGAGTACTTCCAGCAGAGTCGGGAGCTCTACGCCGCCTTTGAGCTGACCGACTACGTCCAGGAGGAAGAGGAGATGATTGAATATATTCAATCCCTGGAAGGGCAACGCATGGCATAA
- a CDS encoding HD domain-containing protein, translating into MPLPTRDEAYALLCEWVQSENLRRHMLAVEAALRAYARHFGEDEELWGITGLLHDLDYERFPDMEDTVNGHPRTALRLFRERDYPEELIHAVEAHATFLGVPRTSLLDKALLACDELTGLILACAYVRPSRDLREVKLKSVKKKWKDKAFTAAIDREENLRYIEELGVPFDEHVQRVLTAMQGIAQELGVAGQAP; encoded by the coding sequence ATGCCATTGCCCACCCGAGACGAAGCCTACGCGCTGCTCTGTGAATGGGTGCAATCTGAAAACCTGCGCCGCCACATGCTGGCCGTGGAGGCTGCGCTGCGGGCCTACGCCCGCCACTTCGGCGAGGACGAAGAGCTGTGGGGTATCACCGGCCTGCTCCACGACCTGGACTACGAGCGCTTTCCCGACATGGAAGATACGGTCAACGGCCACCCGCGCACCGCGCTGCGCCTCTTCCGGGAGCGAGACTATCCCGAGGAGCTGATCCATGCGGTGGAGGCCCACGCCACCTTCCTGGGCGTGCCCCGCACTTCCCTGCTGGACAAGGCGCTGCTGGCTTGCGATGAACTGACGGGCCTGATCCTGGCCTGTGCCTACGTGCGCCCCAGCCGGGATCTGCGGGAGGTCAAGCTCAAGTCGGTCAAGAAGAAGTGGAAGGACAAGGCCTTCACTGCGGCCATCGACCGGGAGGAGAACCTGCGCTACATCGAAGAGCTGGGCGTCCCCTTTGACGAACACGTCCAACGGGTGCTCACAGCCATGCAGGGCATAGCCCAGGAGCTGGGGGTGGCCGGCCAGGCTCCCTGA
- a CDS encoding metal-dependent transcriptional regulator yields the protein MQTFCGLTTDGMLDYLAAIYRLSQDTEKVTTSALAETMSVSPAAASSMLKRLQDSGFVERSNTDGITLTEQGRLAALQLIRRHRLLEVFLIKVMGFTWDQVDVEAHRLEHAISAAFEDRMDRLCGYPTHCPHGDPIPRKDGTMPEEHLISLTEMEPGQLGVLRRVGIKNASVLRYLSQLTLTPGRVVKVVEIAPFNGPVTLELASPHNGNGEDSGGQRPTQILGRELAEQLFVIPQPAPQAEPDATPAPTSL from the coding sequence GACTATCTGGCAGCCATCTATCGACTTTCCCAGGATACGGAGAAGGTGACCACCAGCGCGCTGGCTGAGACCATGAGCGTTTCCCCGGCAGCAGCCAGCAGCATGCTCAAACGACTGCAAGATTCTGGTTTTGTGGAGCGCTCCAACACCGACGGTATCACCCTCACGGAGCAGGGCCGGCTGGCCGCTTTGCAGCTCATTCGTCGTCATCGCCTGTTGGAAGTTTTCTTGATCAAGGTGATGGGGTTTACCTGGGATCAGGTGGATGTAGAAGCCCATCGTCTGGAGCATGCCATCAGCGCCGCCTTCGAAGACCGAATGGACCGGCTCTGTGGCTACCCAACCCATTGTCCCCACGGCGATCCCATTCCCCGCAAAGATGGCACCATGCCCGAAGAGCATCTCATCTCCCTGACCGAGATGGAGCCCGGCCAGTTGGGCGTCCTGAGGCGGGTGGGGATCAAAAATGCCAGTGTGCTCCGCTATCTGAGCCAGCTCACCCTGACCCCGGGCCGGGTAGTGAAGGTGGTGGAGATCGCTCCCTTTAACGGTCCCGTCACCCTGGAGCTGGCGTCCCCACACAACGGAAACGGAGAGGACAGCGGCGGTCAACGCCCCACCCAGATCTTGGGCCGGGAATTGGCCGAACAGCTCTTCGTGATCCCTCAGCCTGCCCCGCAGGCGGAGCCCGACGCAACCCCGGCGCCAACCTCCCTCTGA